The window CAAAGCAAGAGCATAAGACCATGTGAGAAAGCGGGTGTCGGGTCTCTGCCGTTTTTGAGGCGTAGGCTCCGTGTGCGCGCGTAAAATCCGGAAGCGCCAAAATCAATTCTTATTTCTCGTGCATATATTCTGACTCACAACGGCCAACATCTATTTTTTTACACGTCGATCTTTCTAACTGTAGACTGTGTATGGAagacgacgcatgcacatacgcTGCGTgtacaaatatataaatatgtgcCGCAGAGTgatatgtgcatgcgttctgAGAAAAGCTCTATCTGGCAGCGCCGGGTGTACGTCCACACCGGTCATTCGGGCGGccgtcgtctttctcggtTGAGCACACACTGCCCGCGTGATCTGCACATCGAAAGgtggacagagacgaaaTCAGGGGTTTCTTTTGCAGCGTGTTCTGGGCACGCGCCGTTTCGTTTGCGGGGCAACGCGCTCCTCGTTCCGGTGGCAGCAAGAACAAAAGTTGATCACAAACAGGCAtcaggaagaaaggcgagaaggagggggggggggtagTCTGGAGTTGCCTTCTCGAGAAGGAACGTAGAAACTGGGCTTTTTTAGGACGCCCTCTTTTTGCCACGAAGAGAGCGTCTGccaggcgaagaggcggagacgtaacgcagagaaacgactcagagagacggcgggaggTGCGGCTTCGTAGGGGAACCGAAGCGAAGCTGAGATGCGTAAGCATGCAGCCGCACAGAACCACAGCTCAGACaggcaagagaagagacggggcaTGCATCGAGCGCATCACAGAGTTGGGAAAGTGAAAATAGAAATAACCCCCAgtacagagagacgaggggggTGGCAGAGGAGGTATAAGTACGAGAATACACTCAGGGGAGCATTTGCTTTCCTGGAACCTTTTCGCGGCTTTTTTCAGTCGACCGGAGGAGAGACCCCTTTCATGGGGCGCGCTTTTCCGGTGTCTTCCCGGCAAGGACACAACGGATGGTTCTCGACCGTCCCGTTTCCGAGCATGAACTCGCGTATCTCAACAGAGGACtgttctgcatgcactttcTTCCCTGGGACACACACAAGCGCCTCCACACGTGGgagctctcttctttctgcttgcTGTGCTTGATCGAGAGTGCGCCTGTCTTCCCCCCTCTCGAAAGACTCCGAGAGGACGGGGCGGGGCTGTTCTTCCAGTTCTGCAGCCAAGGGAACAGAGCTTTTGGCCGACAAGCAAAACGGACTTTCTGTCGCCAGACATAGACCGTTACAGACCCGAAAGTCGATGCTTGTCGAGACAGAACGACCACCAAGTCGGTAACAGACTCGTCTGCACGGAGGCTCCTACGGCGGAACCGAATGGAGCCAGGAGGTGCTGTATAATgtttgtgtcttctctggcgaggaaggcgcgctcTGACCCCTCAGCCTTCAAGAACGTGTATCTCCCGAGGCGTCGTCGGTTCCTGGGTTTCAGCGAAAACACagtctgtctcgcttcgctgGTGTCAGCAGACCAGCTGGACTCTGCTGGCGGATAAAAAGGGACACACCGAAGCGAAAATCCCCTCCGCCCCTCTCGAGGATTCGCTAACGACGTCAGTTCGTGTGTCTCGATGTGTTGCCTCCCTGGAGTGGAAGTTTCCCAGCAATCTGGTTCAACAGACTGCCGTGGCaccgcgcgcgcgctgcTGTGAGGCCACGCAGCGAACACATGGCCGGGCGAAAGATCCGTCTTGTCGCGCTCGTTTTTTGGCTGGAGCGGAGGACCCATGAGCTTACAACTTGTGGTTTCGTGTCAGAggcctctcgttttccagtTCGATGCGGACGAGACGGCTTATATTCGGCCGCTTCGAggcagcgcgagaaaagtgCCCTCGTGGTGCACAGCTGGCCGTTCAAGTTGTTGTTTGTGCTTTTGTGCCTCGTGAAAAGACGACCTGCAAAATACGTTTTGGGACATACGACTCGGACTGGCTTTCTAAACATTTGTGACGCCCACCTCGGTTGTCCCGGCCCAGTCGCGTCCCGGTCCCACTTCAGTGTCGTTTCTGCTCCTTTTCAACTGCCGCCGCCCTCTGTGTGCCTCCGGCGCGGCTTGTTCCTCTCAAATCTCTTTCGCTGTCCAGGAACCGTGCCTCGCATTCTGGTCTTCcacggtgtctctccagtAGGAAAACGCGCTGCGAGTTCGCAGCGGCTCCAACACCGTGACGACGCGCCTTGAATCCTTCCTGTGTGCCTTGGTCAACTTTGGGCGGGACTTTCCGAGCCGAGCCGCGGGGTGTcctggcgcctctccgtcctcatTGGACATTGAAACTCTCCCGTCCGCCGTCCTTTCTGTCCTCACAGTTCCCGTCCTTTCTGTCCTCAGAGTCGCCTTCCCTGCTCTCCTTGactcttctcccttgcctcttctctcctccttcctcgctcctcttcccctcttcttttccctgtcttttccttatcttttccctctcttctttccctccatttcttctcgttccgtttcgcgttcgtccgtctcggcttctcgcatctctccgctgtctcgaTGCATGGGCAACCCGGGGGCGGCGGGCCCCCTCCGCTCTCGAGCTGTCCCTCGGGGTCTCCGGAGTTCTTCGCGGGCATGTACGGCGCTGCGAACGGTGTCTCCGGAGACACGCAGGGCCCCGCGCTCCGCGGCGGGCCCCCGAGCCTGCGCGGTGGAGCCCGAGGCGGTCGCGCGCCGGGCCCCCCCGCGTACGGCGCGGGGCGAATTCGGAAGGAGGGAGACTGGGAGTGCGACGATCCTGCGTGCCGCAACGTCAACTTCTCCAAGCGGACGCGGTGCAATCGCTGCGGCAAGAGCAGGTCCAAGACTGGCGGACCGCTGAAAGACGCTCCGCCCCTCGGCGGGCCCCCGGGCCTCTTCAAGCAAGGAGACTGGTCGTGTGCGCACTGCGGGAATGTGAATTGGGCGCGGCGAAACACCTGCAACATCTGCAACGCGGCGCGCCCTAGCAACCAAGACGAGCCCAGAATGGGCCGTGGCGGCGGTCACTTCGATCTCCAGGATCCGGCAGACCGAAATCGGCATGACTCCGACGACGAAGACTTTGACGAGTTCGGGCGCAGAAAGCGGAAGCACGGGGCGCAGGCGCAGAGCGCGGGCTCGGCCGGCGCGGGCCTCGGGCCTGTCGCCCCCGCGGGCCTCTCGAGTGGCGCGCCCGAGGTCGCGCCGGCGGCCGCCGGGAccggcgcggagacacttggAGCCCAACGGGCCGGTGGAGCCCTAGGCGCGGAGTGGTCGGGGTTCTACGCGGAGGcctcggagacggcgacggagggcggcgaagcCCCCGCGGTGGCGGGCGTCACGGAGACAATGGAGACGGGGGGGATGGGCGGCACGAGAGGTTTTGGAagtggaaacggagacggagaaggagtgGGGGTGAAGCTGGTATTCCCGCCGGCTCCAAAGATTCGGCTcgtctcgtcgtcttcctcgtcctcagAGAGCGAGTCGAGTCGGAGCCCAAGCCGATCGCGGCGCGGCCACAGaagccgcagccgcagcgcAAGCAGCggccggagacggcggagacgaagcagcagTCGCGAGAACCGAAGAAgtcgaagagacagagagcggcggtCGCGGTCGCGGAGCTTGCGCGGCCACGGAGGCTCCAGTAGTTCGAGAAGGTGATGCGTTACCGCGCGTTTGCTCCAGTGGCCTAAATGCGCACGACAGCCAAGCAGGTtgcaagaagaaagacgagagcggagagagggagaggagtcgagagcgggagaggaaggcggttgcccagagaagaagagagctcGAATTCTGCCCTCGCGGGCCTGTGCGGGACTCCGAGAGAGGTTGCCATTCTCCGGGCGTGGCGGAAGTCTTTGGCAGCcgcaaaacagagaggaaagagaggggagatcCGAGTTTTCGGCGCCCCGTTCCTGCTTTCTTGCTGACgttttctcgttcgtctcctgGCGGTGTTCAGCGAGGAGCGCCAAGTGGCGTCAGCTCTGGCGTTGCGTCAACGCCTCCGTGCCGTGTGGCTTCTCTGAGGTGTATGTATGCGGAATAGGTACAGCGTGGAGGGGTCCAGAAATCTTTTTTTTAACTCACAGACGCGACTTGTTTCTCGGTCTTGCGGATCTCGAATGTGAGACGTGTCTCTAGGTGCTTTCTTTCGACTTGCACTCACAACCCGACGTGTCTGTTCGTGGGAGAAgcggttttttctctcaagATAAAGGGCGTAGCCTCAGTTCCTGAGCGCGCAGGCAGgaggaagtcgagaaggcggggaggatctctgtctccagagaacgcatgcaaacgaaATTCTCCATCTGCCTCGCGCGTGCGATTCACGCGGCTCTAGAGTCGGCGGCTCGGGCGAGCacaaagagcgaggcgaggagagacgcaatTTCGCgcggtgtgtgtctctgctaCGCAAAGGCCGTTCGCCACAACAGAGTGACACACGAAAATACACCTTCTAGGAAAAAAcaacacgcatgcatctctaAAACGCGCCTATCTACATGTTGCCGTGGCAGGCGCCTATCGCATGCTGTTCGCGAAGCGAACCTTGCCGACCAAAAGAGATCCTAGACCTTCTTGGtaggacagagaagacctGTGACTCGGAGGAGCCTCGAACACTCCAGGGGGTTCGTGATGCATCAATCAACTCCTTTCACACAACCACAAATACCAAAAGAAatgcatatctatctatctatacatTTGCATTAGGCACCTACCTGTTATCCCTTCCTATCGGTGTCTCCACTgttcatatgtatatatatatatatatatatatatatatgaatatgtcTTCCCCCGGTTTGAGAGAATGGACAAACAAGAGTTTTTTGGCCTGCAGTCAAACTTGTGTGAGATGTCCGTGCGTAGCGACATGGTCCGTCTGCATGGCGTGCCGTTTGTCGCTAAAAggtggaagcgagaaaggcgattCTCTCAGATTTAGAGGGAACCTCAGTAGCCACCCTGGGTGGTCAAGTATAGGCCCAAGGCTACCTGGGAAGATGGGatccgcgagaagaagcagggggaaaaagcgagactgGAACGTCCGGAAAAAAGCGACCGTTCAGGCGCTgtcgagaaaggaagaaacctTTTTCAAAAGGGAAAGTTCTGTCTCCCACAAAATATATTGCGTCGTACAAGAGAACGCCGAGGTCCCCCGGCCaacatatagatatatagatatatatgcactGAGACGTATAAGCAAGCATATGAATTTACATTTGTATTTGTGTATGGATACTTCGgtagatgtatatgtgcaagcatatgcatatatataaatacgtATACATGTTCGTTTCGAGCACGAGAAGCCAACATTGCCGAAACGAATGgactgaagagagacagcgttTCGTGGAGTCACAGATGTGGGGAGAGATTCCACGCCGCAACAAAAAGACGCGCGTGGGCGGCGAGTCCAGGGGAAAACTACTGTCCTGCGGCAGTGTACTACACGTCCCTTCTTTCGAGTAGAGTTCCGTTTTCCTTCATGCAcggagcgaaggcggcacAAGCAGCCTGGAAACCAGGAATTTCCAGAGACCGCCGCCGAGGGAAACCGGGAAACCCCTCAATCTCCGACTGAGGTAAtcgacggaaagaagaaagcacaaGACAAATTAAAGAGGAGCAATCCCCATTTCCCATACCCACCCTACACGCTCTGCCCtcacctatatatatatatatatatatatatatatccatatacatgcatatacatacatatgtatatatatgtatatgtttatatgtaTGAATGTGTGCATTTCTGTGAATGTttgcgaggagacagctttATAAAAATGAAAGCATTTCCGTATGTTTAGACGCGGCTTTGCCCCTGTTTTTCGAGACAGCAGTATCGCGcccagaagaagcgaggcaagGTACTGCGGAACAGGAAGGCAATCTCGCGAAGCAAACTGTCGGCTGACGCTGTGACCCGTGCCTTCCTCTCATCTCCCGTGCCGTCTCAATACACAGATCGGATTGTCATCTGCCATGTGGTTCATGACTGGATGAGCGTTTTCGCCTAGTATTTGGATAGTTCCCGACTCTTGTATACGTCAATCGCCGTTCCTCCGCCGTGGGAGGTTTTCTCGCACACGACCGTTCTCGCTTCGAGTCTTCAACTTAGACTTCCCGACAGTAACGCCGTAAAGGCTCTGGAGCTGCGCGAACTTCGCCCACTGGGACTgaccgcgcgcgcgcgactcGCTGGGGAGCTGGCCCCACGAGACAGCAAGCTGAGGGACGAATGCAACTCGCTGAAAACAGCCGCTCGTTCCGACTCCTGAAACACACCAacgagcggaagagagagcgatagagaggaagcaagagaggaagacagagagcgaggaagagacagagaggaagacagatagggagaaagaagaggcaagatGCGCGCATAGTGTTTTTCGATAGCGCCTTTCGATCTGATGCTGCCTACAGGGAGAGCCggtctcgcttccgctcAACCGTAAAATCTTCAATCTCCCTGACTGACTTGTGCatctcgtttcccttttaCGCTTGtcgtccctttcctctccgcgttttACCTTTGTGTTGCGCCCGGTTCGAATCATGCCTTCAAGGATCTTGAAACACGCACACAAAAGAACtctgacacacacacatccatATTTGTATGCAtacctacatatacatataagaccatatacataaatatatatgtatatattaaTGAAAAGATAGGTTGATGGGGGACAGCTTGGCGAAAACGTTGCCTTCAGTGTCCCGTCTGTCACGTTTCCCGTTACAATCCTGTCCCCGCAAATAGATACAAACAAATGCATGTTCACTATAGggatatatataaatatatacagatTTATATATCCAAAAGTGTGTAAAATCAAGAAACATACGCACATGAATCCAgaaaaacatatatatatatatatatatatatatatatatatgtattttcATGGGGAATGCAGCTTGAGCAGGGAGACCCATGGGCGTCTTACCGAGTGTGTTTTGGCGAAATAATTCCTTTCGATCGCCGTTCTCATGCTGTCTTCCATGGTCTCAATCATCGGGCCGATAACGCCGATGTGGGGCGGAGCGTCGGGGGATGTGCGAAGCTCCGCGACCTTTTGCGACTGTTCATTCTGCGCAACAGGGCGTGCGACAGAAAGGACGAGCTCAGATGCCTTTGAGAGGCGCGCGGTGCCGCATGAAACGCCAAGATTTCCGTTCCTGAGGGGCGTCCTTTGCAGCTTGTTcattcctctccctcctgtttctctgtccccaCTTTCTTTCTTACCGTTCGCGTAAGCATCGCGCCCGCGTAGAAATCGGCGTCGGCATCTTCCGGCGGCTCCACGTCCACGATGACGGTGGAAGTGAGACGATAATACACTGAAAAAACATTTTTTGTATGCATACTCATATGTAGAGAGATGCGTACTGAGATGaagatgtatatacatgtacgtAATACATGTATGTTTGTGTGTATCCCTCTCTTTAAGGCAACGAACGAGTACACGTACAGTTtcatgcatgtatatatatatatatatatatatatatatatatagatatgcgGAAAAGTGGAAAAACCATTGACGGTTTCGCGAAACGCTGCTAAACGAAATCCACTCCCAAACTGGTCCGTCGGTACAGGCATCCTGGATAGCTCTTGGCGAGTTCTGTGGGATCTGCGCCTGGAGACCCCGCCCCTCCAACAGCATCGATCGTATCTCAAAACGACGTCGAGAGCCGTGaccacccccccccccccgcgagAATCCTCGGCACCCGCCGCAGCGAGAGGACAGGAGACCACGAATgtgaagagcggaagaagaacagaaagggtcgggaaaagaaaaggccaCGAGTGTGGTCTcaaaagacaaaacgagaACGTTTACCATTGGTTGTCGACTGAGTTACTTCGACGACGTGAACCGATTCCCAGCATCCACGCGGGCCGTCCCCGCTGACGCCTCCATTCAGAGCTGCACAAAGGCCACCGCGCACAGCCGCAGAAATGACGCTTTTtgcatttctctctcgtccatTTCTCGCCATGCTTGCCTCTccattctcttctcttctctctatCGCCCTACGCACCTCTTTctggctttctctcgtgctctgTCTCTATCTCAAATGCGTATCTGCATGTCGAGACACGGGCATCCATCCGGGAGTGCGGCGACAGGCACACAAAGGCAAATGCGGAGTGCTACGGGGCGGGGCCTTGAACAGCTGAGCGAGGGAGACCGGGcgacggcagaaaagaaaggagaaatcGGCAACCAGGTTTTTGTCTACAAAACAATAGAGAGTTCGGCGAAGCGGCGGTGCGTGAAGAGAACGCCACCGGAGAGGGTGAGGGAAAAACGCGCCGatcgaaagaggaagagagggcgaaagGGTGCGTGGAGAGTGAGAAGATGCGGAGAGTCGGAAGATGTACCATGCCGAATGACGAAGGCGCCGGCAAACCCGTCCTCGCTGGGGAGAGACCACAGATACACGGACGAAACGCCGCCTTCGTAGTATCTGAGAATCGAGGGACAGGCAGAGGAGGGGAAACCCGAGAGTCTTCACGGGTCAAAAGAGCAGGGAAAAAGGGATaagcagagaaaagcacaAAAAGATGACAACACGGTAGCTCGCCGTGGTCCCGCTCTCGTTTTCGAGGTGCTATGGCGTGTcttgcgcgtttcccgttttcAACGATGTCTCCTTCGGGGGGGGACTGCTgcccgcggcttcttcgcagcTGCCTCCTCACGCGCGCATTCTCTCTGCAGATAGACTCACACGCGTCTGTAGGCGTCGAAGATTTGGTTGTAAGTCGTTTCCAGGTGCCGGAGGTTGTCAGCCCTGAGCGTGcaagcgagacgagacaggtgGACACGGGAGATGcacacgagaggaaaaactcGGGAAGAAAACCtgcgagaaggcaaagacagcgagagacttACGGTTTCATCCGGCGCTGGGGAACCGAGCCCAGGGCGGAAGTTCCGGGATTTCCTTCGATGTACACGTTCGTCCACGGCGACCGAAACGCCGAGCCATGCTGGTTGTAGATGCATGCGATGAAATATTTGCGTGCCTAGCGAGACGCACAAACGGGCCATTTTCTTCCAATCAACGCCTTTTTTACTCGTGCACTCACGGAAATACAAAgacacacaaatatatatatatatatatatatggatgttAGCGCATATGCCAAAgtacgtatatgcatgtatacgtGCATGTGAAGAGCTTCCTGGCATTTTCTGTGTGTCCCTACACACCTGATCGTAGACATACTTGGAGTGCGAGGTGAATATTTCTGTATGCTGCAATTTAAGTCATGGAGGGCGACCGCAAGCTTTACACAGATGGAGAGATCGATGGGAAAATAGGGTGCAGGTGGACATTCACTGCGAACGGAAGCTACTTGGAATCtttcgacagagagaagactttCCAAAAAAACAtccacacgcacacgcacacacacacaagcgAAAGCGCATACGCCCACTGTCACATGCATCaacccatatatatatatatatatatatatgcatgtatatgttGAGAGTTGCACGTGCATGTGACCAGATGATGGCGGTGCGGGATGAGCGCGCGTGTGGGcgggcggagaaggagacagggcgccCACGCGagcgttgcatgcgcgaaggATGGTTTACGAAGGAATTCTCAGTGGATGGGTTTTCATCtgggaacgcgagagagaggagcgcgcaCGTGGCGAGGGCTGTACCTCAGGgtcgaagcagagacggagtTTGCGGTCGACGCGCGTGAGGAGCTCGACGCGCAAGTTGGGACACAGGTGTTCTGAGAGCCAGAAAGTCAGCACGCGAGAAGATGACaccggagaggcgaagaacgcaggaggaagagccgccagagaggagacagaagccggTCGAGGCAGAGCgtcaacagagagagaggagaggcaacggGGGACGTTGAAGGAAATAACCGGGGCAAAAGAAACGGGATCACCGCTGCAGGGAGAGCTGAGAGaaagcctcttcttccaaagGTATTTCACGGAAAACCTGAAAGGGTTTCAGTGACATTTAGCCGCGAATGTCCAATCGCCCAAGATCTATTTATCTACCGCAGGTTCAGTCCAACGTCCCGAGGATACTCCAGAGACCACAGGGCTAgccgaaaaagaagcgagggacacgggaaga of the Neospora caninum Liverpool complete genome, chromosome XII genome contains:
- a CDS encoding putative zinc finger → MHGQPGGGGPPPLSSCPSGSPEFFAGMYGAANGVSGDTQGPALRGGPPSLRGGARGGRAPGPPAYGAGRIRKEGDWECDDPACRNVNFSKRTRCNRCGKSRSKTGGPLKDAPPLGGPPGLFKQGDWSCAHCGNVNWARRNTCNICNAARPSNQDEPRMGRGGGHFDLQDPADRNRHDSDDEDFDEFGRRKRKHGAQAQSAGSAGAGLGPVAPAGLSSGAPEVAPAAAGTGAETLGAQRAGGALGAEWSGFYAEASETATEGGEAPAVAGVTETMETGGMGGTRGFGSGNGDGEGVGVKLVFPPAPKIRLVSSSSSSSESESSRSPSRSRRGHRSRSRSASSGRRRRRRSSSRENRRSRRDRERRSRSRSLRGHGGSSSSRR
- a CDS encoding putative f-actin capping protein beta subunit; its protein translation is MFGTVGSPSSVSAPLEGSWIAAVSLTRRMPPKLIDRTVAGIQHLCPNLRVELLTRVDRKLRLCFDPEARKYFIACIYNQHGSAFRSPWTNVYIEGNPGTSALGSVPQRRMKPADNLRHLETTYNQIFDAYRRVYYEGGVSSVYLWSLPSEDGFAGAFVIRHALNGGVSGDGPRGCWESVHVVEVTQSTTNVYYRLTSTVIVDVEPPEDADADFYAGAMLTRTNEQSQKVAELRTSPDAPPHIGVIGPMIETMEDSMRTAIERNYFAKTHSILEGMIRTGRNTKVKRGEERDDKRKRETRCTRVGTSGCFQRVAFVPQLAVSWGQLPSESRARGQSQWAKFAQLQSLYGVTVGKSKLKTRSENGRVRENLPRRRNGD